The following coding sequences are from one Terriglobales bacterium window:
- the rdgB gene encoding RdgB/HAM1 family non-canonical purine NTP pyrophosphatase: protein MTLIYVASSNKGKLADFAAAAQEYGVDIRPLPGIEGMDAPEETGATFEENARLKAEYYSRHAGGEIVIADDSGLTVDALGGEPGVRSARYADDAGIVTNHPDAANNELLLKRTEGVPDSRRQCAFVCSISAARDGKTLKVFNADARGLLLRAPKGSNGFGYDPLFYFPELSNSFAEISREEKLRVSHRGKAFRLFLEWIDESTRSHSQIS, encoded by the coding sequence ATGACTCTCATCTACGTTGCAAGCTCAAACAAAGGAAAGCTCGCAGACTTTGCGGCTGCCGCTCAAGAATATGGTGTCGACATTCGTCCGCTGCCGGGGATCGAGGGAATGGATGCGCCTGAGGAGACAGGCGCAACTTTCGAGGAGAATGCACGCTTAAAAGCTGAGTACTACAGCCGGCACGCGGGAGGAGAGATTGTGATTGCCGACGATTCCGGGCTCACGGTTGATGCTCTCGGTGGAGAGCCAGGAGTGCGATCGGCCAGGTATGCCGACGACGCAGGTATCGTCACCAATCACCCGGATGCCGCGAACAATGAGCTTTTGCTCAAGAGGACAGAAGGCGTTCCCGATTCCCGCAGACAATGTGCCTTCGTCTGTTCCATTTCAGCAGCCCGCGATGGCAAAACGCTCAAAGTCTTCAATGCAGACGCTCGTGGACTATTGCTTCGCGCTCCTAAAGGAAGCAACGGCTTCGGTTACGATCCGCTTTTCTATTTTCCAGAGCTAAGCAACTCATTTGCGGAAATCTCGCGCGAAGAAAAGCTGAGAGTCAGTCACCGGGGAAAGGCCTTTAGGCTTTTTCTGGAGTGGATCGACGAGTCAACTCGCAGCCATTCCCAGATTAGCTGA
- the thiS gene encoding sulfur carrier protein ThiS, whose protein sequence is MSIIICAAACSSTANHFFLYTFGMTVVVNGEPKEFPSGRTLAAFIEHLGLKGDRIAVELNREIAPRSRWTDISLSEGDRLEIVHFVGGGFDY, encoded by the coding sequence ATGTCGATCATAATTTGCGCGGCGGCCTGTTCCTCAACCGCCAACCATTTCTTCCTTTACACTTTTGGTATGACAGTCGTGGTGAATGGGGAGCCCAAAGAATTTCCCAGCGGACGAACTCTTGCTGCGTTTATCGAGCATCTCGGGTTGAAAGGTGACCGGATCGCTGTGGAACTCAATCGGGAGATCGCTCCACGAAGTCGGTGGACCGACATCTCGCTCTCCGAGGGTGACCGTTTGGAGATCGTTCATTTCGTCGGCGGTGGATTCGATTACTAG
- a CDS encoding MerR family transcriptional regulator, producing the protein MRSHSQTGNSQEVRSLEGQEFTSADVIELTGITARQLQWWDERKIVVPQRRGRNRVYSVDDLAEVAVICELRNKGFSLQRVRQVMRYLQRELGKRLVETVTSGSEYHLLTDGKRIYLENSERQIVDLLKNSRQPLLSVCLTDAVQEVHAQLRKRNGMRRPRPGEERSSQSNRRRLRRTA; encoded by the coding sequence ATGCGATCTCACTCACAAACCGGCAACAGCCAAGAGGTTCGAAGCCTTGAAGGCCAGGAGTTCACGTCCGCCGACGTAATCGAGCTTACGGGCATTACGGCGCGGCAACTTCAATGGTGGGATGAACGCAAGATCGTTGTTCCGCAGCGGCGGGGAAGAAATCGCGTCTACAGTGTCGACGATCTCGCCGAAGTAGCTGTGATCTGCGAGTTGCGGAACAAGGGATTCTCACTTCAGCGAGTGCGGCAGGTGATGCGATATCTGCAGCGGGAACTAGGCAAACGGCTGGTCGAGACGGTGACCTCGGGCAGCGAATACCACCTGCTCACGGATGGCAAAAGAATTTACCTGGAGAACTCTGAACGGCAAATCGTCGATCTGCTCAAGAACTCACGCCAACCGCTTTTGTCGGTCTGTTTGACTGACGCGGTGCAGGAGGTTCATGCCCAGCTTCGCAAGCGCAATGGCATGCGGCGTCCGAGGCCCGGGGAAGAGCGATCGAGTCAAAGCAACCGGCGGCGTCTTCGGCGTACGGCCTGA
- the ribB gene encoding 3,4-dihydroxy-2-butanone-4-phosphate synthase produces the protein MNSSFTDVQTALAEIRQGRMIIVVDDEDRENEGDLTIAAEFATPEAINFMAKHGRGLICLALTEDRLDYLRLGMMTTHNTSQYGTAFTESIDARDGITTGISAYDRARTIKVAIDPGSRPSDLVKPGHTFPLRARKGGVLVRAGQTEAAVDLARMAGLVPAGVICEIMKEDGTMARVPDLIEFCKEHELKMLTVAELIRYRMHHERYIRRIGEGILPTRYGEFRLVAYESEIDGGESHVGLLYGDAGDGDSPVLVRVHSHCLVGDVFGTTLCECNAVLDRSMKMIADVGRGAIIYLHQTSKGFNVREMVGGSALTFEHESRDARNPEHQRRTQRQIGLGAQILSDLNLRRIRLLTNHPRRVPALEGFGIEIVEQVPISTTAAAAQEQK, from the coding sequence ATGAATAGCTCTTTCACCGACGTCCAAACCGCGCTCGCCGAGATCCGGCAAGGGCGCATGATCATCGTCGTCGACGACGAGGACCGGGAGAACGAAGGCGATCTCACCATCGCCGCGGAGTTCGCCACGCCCGAGGCTATTAATTTCATGGCGAAGCATGGGCGCGGACTCATCTGTCTGGCGCTCACCGAAGATCGTCTCGACTATCTGCGCCTGGGCATGATGACCACTCACAACACCTCCCAGTATGGAACTGCGTTTACGGAGAGCATCGACGCCCGGGACGGCATAACCACAGGTATATCGGCGTACGACCGCGCTCGAACGATCAAAGTTGCGATCGATCCCGGCAGCCGGCCGTCTGACCTGGTGAAGCCCGGACACACTTTCCCGTTGCGCGCGCGCAAAGGCGGAGTGCTGGTACGAGCAGGGCAAACTGAGGCCGCAGTGGATCTTGCGCGCATGGCTGGCCTTGTTCCTGCCGGCGTGATCTGCGAGATCATGAAGGAAGACGGCACCATGGCGCGCGTGCCAGATCTGATCGAGTTCTGTAAAGAACACGAGTTGAAGATGCTGACGGTGGCTGAACTCATTCGCTACCGTATGCATCACGAGCGCTACATCCGCCGCATCGGAGAAGGAATTCTTCCTACGCGCTACGGGGAGTTTCGGCTGGTCGCATATGAGTCAGAGATAGATGGAGGCGAATCGCACGTTGGTCTGCTTTACGGCGATGCCGGCGACGGAGACAGTCCCGTTCTGGTGCGGGTTCACTCTCACTGCCTGGTAGGAGATGTGTTCGGAACCACTCTCTGTGAATGCAATGCCGTACTGGATCGTTCGATGAAGATGATCGCAGACGTTGGTCGCGGAGCAATTATCTACCTGCACCAGACGTCCAAAGGCTTCAATGTGAGGGAGATGGTCGGAGGCAGTGCGCTTACTTTTGAACATGAGAGCCGTGATGCCAGAAACCCCGAGCATCAGCGCCGAACGCAGCGGCAAATCGGATTGGGAGCCCAGATACTCTCTGATCTAAATCTGCGGCGCATTCGCCTGTTGACTAATCATCCCCGGCGAGTGCCCGCGCTGGAAGGGTTCGGTATCGAAATCGTCGAACAGGTTCCGATCTCAACTACCGCCGCTGCCGCTCAAGAGCAGAAATAG
- a CDS encoding DUF4126 domain-containing protein produces the protein MDLNEAQIISLVIGASFAAGLNVYAMCGTLGLLGHFQVVHLPPGLHVIENPWVIAVSLAMFVLHFFADKIPAFDLVWNSLHTFVRIPLAALVAYAATSQLGPGAQIASTALASVIAGVAHTGKFAARAAVTPSPEPVSNMALSVGEDVVAVGLTWFATVHPYWTAAIVAVLLIFTVILIRMCARAVRSLFARGMAFWRRPASPEVAQPPAA, from the coding sequence ATGGATCTCAACGAAGCGCAAATTATTTCACTGGTGATTGGGGCGAGCTTTGCCGCGGGCTTGAATGTCTACGCGATGTGCGGGACCCTCGGACTGCTGGGCCATTTTCAGGTGGTACACCTTCCACCAGGTTTGCACGTTATCGAGAATCCGTGGGTTATTGCGGTGTCGCTGGCGATGTTCGTGTTGCATTTTTTTGCTGACAAGATCCCAGCCTTTGACCTCGTGTGGAATTCATTGCACACCTTTGTCCGAATCCCGCTTGCGGCGTTAGTCGCGTATGCGGCGACATCGCAGCTCGGTCCTGGCGCTCAAATTGCCAGCACGGCATTGGCGAGCGTGATCGCCGGAGTGGCGCACACGGGCAAGTTTGCCGCGCGGGCTGCAGTTACGCCTTCCCCGGAACCGGTCTCAAATATGGCCTTGAGCGTAGGCGAAGATGTGGTTGCTGTTGGTCTCACGTGGTTTGCAACTGTACATCCCTACTGGACTGCAGCCATCGTCGCAGTGCTCTTGATCTTTACAGTGATTCTGATCCGAATGTGTGCTCGCGCGGTGCGCTCGTTGTTCGCTCGTGGAATGGCCTTCTGGCGCCGGCCTGCGAGTCCCGAGGTGGCTCAGCCTCCGGCTGCATGA
- a CDS encoding cytochrome c oxidase subunit 3 — MSAVETKVPSKVSAPDSGGRGPHIKLPTGGGGDGEWSRQPTPDPKDRLKRARVALAVLMTTSVALFVSLSIGYLCLRRGQTVFDRATQTYIAVWKPISIPSILWWNTLLLILSSMALELARREYFRDEALMEEWLGLTRSTLRRAFPWQVLGIVFAVGFIAGQLGAWSKLRAQGVFLGSGPSSQFYYFLTGLHGLHLVGGIAVLILCMIAGFAGQRVESRQIMIDITAWYWHAITVVWFGLFALLKISA, encoded by the coding sequence ATGTCCGCAGTAGAAACCAAGGTCCCCTCGAAGGTCAGTGCACCGGATTCCGGTGGACGCGGTCCACACATCAAGCTTCCGACCGGAGGCGGCGGTGACGGAGAATGGAGCCGCCAACCGACACCGGATCCCAAGGACCGGCTGAAGAGAGCGCGAGTCGCTCTCGCGGTGTTGATGACTACTTCGGTAGCCCTGTTTGTGTCTCTCTCCATCGGCTATCTCTGCTTGCGGCGCGGACAAACTGTCTTTGACCGCGCGACCCAGACCTACATCGCGGTCTGGAAACCGATTTCGATTCCGAGCATTCTTTGGTGGAACACGCTGCTATTGATCCTCAGTAGCATGGCACTGGAATTGGCGCGCCGAGAGTACTTTCGCGATGAAGCTCTCATGGAAGAATGGCTCGGACTTACACGGTCCACTCTCCGGCGGGCTTTTCCCTGGCAGGTTTTAGGGATCGTGTTTGCCGTAGGTTTCATCGCTGGACAACTCGGCGCGTGGAGCAAATTAAGAGCTCAAGGAGTCTTCCTTGGCAGCGGACCTAGCAGCCAGTTTTATTACTTTCTGACTGGATTACACGGGCTGCACCTAGTCGGAGGCATTGCCGTCCTAATTCTGTGCATGATCGCAGGCTTTGCCGGGCAACGTGTCGAATCGAGGCAGATCATGATCGACATCACCGCTTGGTATTGGCACGCGATCACCGTCGTCTGGTTTGGTCTGTTTGCACTCTTAAAAATCTCGGCCTGA
- the pdxT gene encoding pyridoxal 5'-phosphate synthase glutaminase subunit PdxT produces the protein MADQITIGVLALQGDYDAHRQTLSRLGVRSVLVRKPEELDEIDGLVIPGGESSTFLKFLEREGFLTKLRDFVAQKPAFGTCAGAILLAKEVRNPPQESLGALDIAIQRNAYGRQIDSSIVTGPTKLDGPPMEMVFIRAPRIERTGAGVEVLAEREQHPVLVKQGKTLAATFHPELSSDTRVHELFVNMVREQKKSGDRVIG, from the coding sequence GTGGCCGATCAAATCACAATTGGAGTGCTAGCCCTGCAGGGTGACTACGACGCTCATCGTCAGACACTAAGCCGTCTAGGCGTCCGGAGCGTGCTCGTACGCAAGCCGGAAGAGTTGGACGAAATCGATGGTCTGGTGATTCCGGGTGGGGAATCTTCAACCTTTCTGAAATTTCTCGAGCGCGAAGGATTTCTTACCAAACTGCGTGATTTCGTCGCGCAAAAGCCTGCCTTTGGCACCTGCGCGGGCGCAATACTTTTGGCAAAGGAAGTCAGGAATCCACCACAGGAAAGCCTGGGTGCCCTGGATATTGCAATTCAACGAAATGCATATGGTCGTCAGATCGACAGTTCGATCGTGACCGGTCCCACCAAGCTTGACGGACCACCCATGGAGATGGTCTTCATACGCGCGCCGCGCATAGAGCGCACCGGAGCTGGAGTCGAGGTACTCGCTGAACGCGAGCAACATCCGGTGCTCGTAAAGCAGGGCAAGACTCTGGCTGCAACTTTTCACCCTGAATTGTCCAGCGACACACGTGTCCATGAGCTGTTCGTGAACATGGTCAGAGAGCAGAAGAAATCGGGTGATCGGGTCATTGGGTGA
- the pdxS gene encoding pyridoxal 5'-phosphate synthase lyase subunit PdxS encodes MSDMNGNGLRLKTGLAEMLKGGVIMDVTTAAQAEIAQRSGATAVMALERVPAQIRAEGGVARMAKIAVIREIMKAVDIPVMAKCRIGHFTEAQVLQELGVDYIDESEVLTPADEAHHVDKHAFKVPFVCGARDLGEALRRIAEGAAMIRTKGEAGTGDVVHAVKHMRQIVKDMRALTVLGEEELYAAAKELRAPYELVRMVAKSGKLPVPNFSAGGIATPADAALVRQLGAEAVFVGSGIFMSDSINFAPAKEAEIRARAIVRATTHFDDPKVLLETSEDCTGAMKGLAIAAMSEADMLQKRGW; translated from the coding sequence ATGTCTGACATGAATGGGAATGGTCTGAGACTCAAGACGGGTCTTGCGGAAATGCTGAAGGGCGGCGTGATTATGGACGTCACCACCGCCGCGCAAGCTGAGATTGCCCAACGTTCCGGAGCAACTGCGGTTATGGCTTTGGAGCGTGTGCCCGCTCAGATCCGCGCCGAGGGTGGAGTCGCCCGCATGGCCAAGATCGCCGTGATTCGCGAGATCATGAAGGCGGTGGATATTCCCGTCATGGCAAAGTGCCGTATTGGACACTTCACTGAGGCTCAAGTTCTGCAGGAACTCGGTGTGGATTACATCGATGAGTCCGAAGTCCTAACACCTGCGGACGAAGCGCACCACGTCGACAAACATGCCTTCAAGGTTCCATTCGTATGCGGAGCCCGTGATCTGGGAGAAGCATTGCGCCGCATCGCAGAAGGCGCAGCGATGATTCGCACGAAAGGTGAGGCCGGAACAGGCGACGTCGTTCACGCTGTGAAGCATATGCGGCAGATCGTGAAAGATATGCGTGCGCTGACCGTCCTCGGCGAAGAAGAACTCTATGCCGCGGCGAAAGAGCTGCGAGCTCCCTATGAATTGGTCCGCATGGTGGCGAAAAGCGGCAAGCTTCCCGTTCCCAACTTCTCCGCAGGTGGAATCGCTACTCCCGCAGATGCGGCACTGGTGCGCCAGCTTGGAGCCGAGGCAGTATTCGTAGGCTCGGGCATCTTCATGAGCGACTCCATCAACTTTGCCCCTGCCAAGGAAGCGGAGATCCGCGCTCGCGCCATCGTGCGCGCGACCACCCATTTCGACGATCCTAAAGTCTTACTCGAGACGAGCGAAGACTGTACCGGTGCCATGAAGGGACTCGCCATCGCTGCGATGTCGGAAGCCGACATGCTGCAGAAGCGTGGCTGGTGA
- a CDS encoding winged helix DNA-binding domain-containing protein, with product MLKLTWRNVAAWRVRRHYLDQRAPAGSMLEVASRLCGLHAQLMSSAELTAWARIEGLNRDAIKHALWEERTLVKTWAMRGTLHLLPADELPMWHAALRTSKRYLRESAWKKYYGITLDELDQITEAIGKALDGRLLTREELAQEVARITRRRAFGPKVALSSWGTLLRPAAFTGLLCFGPSEGQLVRFTRPASWLGCAMKAVDPQTAIAEITRRFLAGYGPATYHDLARWWTGVGVSTAREWIAALGDEVCRVDLEGTQAWMLAVHAREAREFEPGKSVRLLPGFDQYVIGASFHAERLLGCKLRSSVYRPQGWISPVLLVNGFMQGTWRHEIKGGRVNVVVEPFVRAPVWVRRSAAEEAERLAEFLGCSLSLTWRT from the coding sequence ATGTTGAAGCTCACCTGGCGGAATGTAGCGGCGTGGCGGGTTCGCCGCCATTATCTCGATCAGCGCGCTCCGGCCGGCAGCATGCTGGAAGTTGCGAGCCGTCTCTGCGGTTTGCACGCGCAGTTGATGTCGTCGGCGGAGCTGACGGCGTGGGCCAGAATCGAAGGTCTCAACCGGGACGCGATCAAGCACGCACTTTGGGAGGAGCGCACGCTGGTAAAGACCTGGGCGATGCGAGGAACGTTGCACCTGCTTCCTGCTGATGAACTGCCCATGTGGCACGCCGCTTTGCGCACCAGCAAACGATATCTGAGGGAGTCGGCGTGGAAGAAGTATTACGGCATCACGCTCGACGAACTTGATCAGATCACAGAAGCGATCGGCAAGGCGCTTGACGGCCGCTTACTCACGCGGGAGGAGCTCGCTCAAGAGGTCGCGCGGATCACCAGACGGCGTGCCTTTGGTCCCAAAGTGGCACTGAGCAGCTGGGGGACACTCCTGCGGCCGGCTGCGTTCACCGGTCTTCTCTGCTTCGGGCCGAGTGAGGGGCAGCTGGTTCGCTTTACGCGTCCTGCGAGCTGGCTGGGCTGCGCAATGAAAGCCGTTGATCCGCAGACAGCAATAGCGGAAATCACTCGCCGCTTCCTGGCCGGCTACGGTCCGGCCACCTATCACGATCTGGCGCGCTGGTGGACCGGCGTCGGAGTTTCAACTGCGCGGGAATGGATCGCAGCGCTCGGTGACGAGGTCTGCCGAGTGGACCTGGAAGGCACTCAGGCGTGGATGCTTGCTGTCCACGCCCGTGAGGCACGCGAGTTCGAGCCGGGAAAATCCGTCCGTTTGCTGCCGGGCTTCGATCAATACGTGATTGGTGCTTCTTTTCACGCCGAACGTCTGCTGGGATGCAAGCTACGGAGTAGCGTGTACCGGCCACAAGGTTGGATTTCGCCTGTCTTGCTGGTAAATGGCTTCATGCAGGGCACTTGGCGCCACGAAATCAAGGGCGGTCGCGTGAACGTTGTTGTCGAGCCGTTCGTGAGGGCGCCCGTCTGGGTGCGACGCTCGGCAGCCGAGGAGGCTGAGCGATTGGCTGAGTTCCTCGGCTGCTCTTTGAGTCTTACCTGGAGGACTTGA
- a CDS encoding DUF5009 domain-containing protein — protein sequence MGATVAESRMPTATTVASAPTSARLTSLDAFRGMTIAGMILVNNAGDWEHVYWPLEHAKWNGWTPTDLVFPFFVFIVGVSLVLSFVSRVARGDSKKTLLLHALQRSAILFVVGFLLHAYGKFDLHTIRIPGVLQRIAVVYLLTSVLVLYTGRVTRAIVAAALLIGYWILMVQVPVPGYGAGVLTMDGNLAGYIDRSLMYNHLWIAHRFDPEGILSTLPAIATCLLGVFTGEWLRSTRSASQKLAGLFAASAVGLIAGEIWNVWFPINKMIWTSSYVLFTAGLALFALGIGYWAVDIRGWKRWSTPFIMFGVNPLVLYCIASWLASAMHVHHIHGRTIKELLFGKFFVPLSGDPYVVSLIWALSFVLVSFAVAWALYRKRIFIRV from the coding sequence ATGGGCGCCACAGTAGCCGAGTCTCGAATGCCCACAGCAACGACGGTCGCGTCGGCTCCGACCAGCGCGCGCCTCACCTCGCTTGACGCCTTCCGCGGCATGACGATCGCCGGAATGATTCTCGTGAACAACGCCGGCGACTGGGAGCATGTCTATTGGCCGCTGGAGCACGCAAAATGGAATGGCTGGACTCCTACCGATCTCGTCTTTCCTTTCTTCGTGTTCATCGTGGGCGTCTCCCTGGTGCTCTCATTCGTGTCGCGGGTAGCTCGCGGCGACTCGAAGAAGACACTGCTTCTGCACGCGCTGCAACGCAGCGCCATCCTCTTTGTCGTCGGATTCTTGCTCCACGCCTACGGCAAATTCGACTTGCACACCATCCGCATTCCCGGAGTCCTGCAGCGGATCGCGGTCGTTTACCTGCTCACATCGGTGCTGGTTCTTTACACCGGCCGCGTCACACGAGCCATCGTGGCGGCTGCCTTGTTGATCGGCTATTGGATTCTGATGGTGCAAGTGCCCGTGCCCGGCTATGGTGCCGGAGTTCTCACGATGGACGGAAACCTGGCGGGCTATATCGATCGCAGCCTTATGTACAACCATCTCTGGATCGCGCACCGCTTCGATCCGGAGGGAATCCTCAGCACGCTTCCAGCGATTGCAACGTGTTTGCTTGGCGTCTTCACCGGCGAGTGGCTGCGATCAACGAGAAGCGCCTCACAAAAACTCGCTGGACTCTTCGCTGCAAGCGCCGTCGGCCTTATCGCCGGGGAGATCTGGAATGTATGGTTCCCAATCAACAAAATGATCTGGACCAGCTCTTATGTGCTGTTCACTGCGGGTCTTGCATTGTTCGCACTCGGGATCGGCTATTGGGCGGTGGACATCCGCGGCTGGAAGCGCTGGAGCACACCGTTCATCATGTTCGGCGTTAATCCGCTGGTGCTGTATTGCATTGCGAGTTGGCTCGCGTCGGCAATGCACGTCCACCACATTCACGGGCGAACCATCAAGGAGTTGCTGTTCGGCAAGTTCTTCGTGCCGCTCTCAGGCGACCCTTACGTGGTCTCCCTGATCTGGGCTTTGAGTTTCGTTTTGGTCTCGTTTGCGGTTGCGTGGGCGCTGTATCGGAAGCGGATTTTTATCCGGGTATAG
- a CDS encoding PaaI family thioesterase: MSKRLSGHNTKHISLPKNHCFACGKDNPQGMRLKFFFDEGHHRAWCKVKLPKKYQGPPGHAHGGIIATLLDEAMGKVNKLRSVVALTSSMAIEYVKPVPLGKTLVVEGIERDVQGRRHFNAAEIRDEQGQVLARSQGVFIAVDPEKMKAKFARGR; this comes from the coding sequence ATGTCCAAACGTCTCTCCGGTCACAACACTAAGCACATCTCACTTCCCAAGAACCATTGCTTCGCCTGCGGCAAGGACAATCCTCAGGGTATGCGTCTGAAGTTTTTCTTTGACGAAGGTCACCATCGCGCCTGGTGCAAGGTCAAACTGCCGAAGAAGTATCAAGGACCGCCTGGTCATGCGCATGGGGGAATCATCGCCACGCTCCTGGATGAAGCCATGGGCAAGGTCAATAAGCTGCGCTCGGTAGTGGCGCTGACCTCATCCATGGCAATCGAATATGTGAAGCCGGTTCCACTCGGCAAGACGTTGGTGGTCGAAGGAATCGAGCGCGACGTACAAGGACGCCGGCACTTCAACGCAGCCGAGATCCGCGATGAGCAAGGTCAGGTCCTGGCCCGAAGCCAGGGTGTCTTTATAGCAGTCGATCCGGAGAAGATGAAGGCGAAGTTCGCCAGGGGCCGATAA